In a genomic window of Taylorella equigenitalis ATCC 35865:
- a CDS encoding Imm44 family immunity protein translates to MRLWISAEAEHTVGSEFIKIANEIEKIVNFYLEDKKFSDEYKDWCWAYIAMLEGPVMESMELPEITRRSIKKQDLEFRFKIDYHSFLNGDYNQRLKLIIDSLDRCLEHPKMKSPWKVPKGDIIILKEALRVAEQKLTKN, encoded by the coding sequence ATGAGATTATGGATATCTGCTGAAGCAGAGCATACTGTAGGGTCAGAGTTTATAAAGATTGCGAATGAAATTGAAAAAATTGTAAATTTCTACTTAGAAGACAAAAAATTTTCGGATGAATATAAAGATTGGTGCTGGGCATACATTGCTATGTTGGAAGGACCAGTAATGGAATCTATGGAGTTACCTGAGATAACTAGACGAAGCATAAAAAAGCAAGATTTAGAGTTTCGTTTCAAAATTGATTATCACTCTTTTCTCAATGGAGACTATAATCAACGATTAAAACTTATCATTGATTCTTTAGATAGATGTCTAGAGCATCCCAAAATGAAATCCCCTTGGAAGGTACCTAAAGGAGACATTATAATTTTGAAAGAGGCTTTACGGGTAGCAGAGCAAAAATTGACTAAGAATTAA
- a CDS encoding ankyrin repeat domain-containing protein: MKKFDEDQMYSIVLGKIDKHKIDEFVNKFGTDSVDRDGRTILSTAVVENNKNLVKYLIAKGFDVNASDSDGLTALHLAAIHNRYKMIEILLENGAKVNSLDKWGNTPISRAVYPSQKLEKFNKSARILLANGGDLSIKNFYGVSMQDLMDKYSRGN; this comes from the coding sequence ATGAAAAAATTTGATGAAGATCAAATGTATTCAATTGTATTGGGAAAAATTGATAAACATAAAATTGATGAATTCGTTAATAAATTTGGAACAGATTCAGTTGATAGAGATGGTCGTACAATTTTAAGCACAGCAGTGGTTGAAAATAATAAAAATTTAGTTAAATATTTGATTGCTAAAGGGTTTGATGTTAATGCTAGTGATTCTGATGGGCTAACTGCTCTACATCTAGCTGCTATTCATAATCGCTACAAAATGATTGAAATTCTTTTAGAAAATGGGGCTAAAGTAAATTCATTGGATAAGTGGGGAAACACTCCTATAAGTAGAGCGGTTTATCCTTCTCAAAAACTAGAAAAATTTAATAAATCAGCAAGAATTCTTCTAGCAAATGGAGGAGATCTTTCTATTAAAAATTTTTACGGGGTTTCCATGCAAGACTTAATGGATAAATATTCAAGAGGTAATTAG
- a CDS encoding RHS repeat-associated core domain-containing protein — MLGRLSKLIKTVRPDGKEVDYLRYGSGHLHGMLLDKERIVDYERDDNHREVKRHWAQDMLQTTAYDAAGRLANQHTQSGKYVKKSILNRDYQYDGANQLINIKDSRKGELSYRYDPIGRLINAKGPLGEETFSFDPAHNILSKEHSALSTYQHQVENTLPSGLSKVMGNLLRHISGSHFDYDQRGNLIKKESAKGIQTFDWDGFNQMKSTTFRGARAGSRLDTQYRYDVFGRRIGKRVVDVRTKEVLEQTLYDWDGLTIASEDRIGEQLAVQAQIRKEAGSEKRKLSSEVQYLYEDGEFVPLVQYTNSAAVGLGYGSFGGGSGGAGSLGGGSKGVAPAVYHYVNDQIGTPQILMNADQEVVWEAQSKAWGDTVISAPVSDDGVINNHRFQGQYFDAESELHYNTFRYYDPEIGRFISLDPIGLWGGLNNYQYAPNPVEWVDPWGLIRRYKPSKELIEKIMENAKRKGLFDKTKNKFIDPNTLMTTDNPVMGHKHGSENWRMIKKAEELGWDQKKFDAYMSQTKHWQIEDGASNSSHRFEMSKNDPRSSRRMSRIESDMKKFDKSYKGQCSG, encoded by the coding sequence GTGCTTGGTAGGCTATCTAAGCTTATCAAAACAGTAAGGCCAGATGGAAAAGAGGTTGATTATTTAAGATATGGTTCAGGTCATCTTCATGGGATGTTGCTTGATAAAGAGCGAATCGTAGACTATGAACGAGATGACAATCACCGTGAAGTAAAACGCCATTGGGCTCAGGACATGCTTCAGACCACAGCCTATGATGCAGCAGGTCGTCTAGCTAATCAACACACACAAAGTGGCAAATACGTTAAGAAAAGCATACTCAATCGAGACTATCAGTACGATGGAGCCAATCAGTTAATCAACATTAAAGATAGTCGCAAAGGAGAGCTTAGCTATCGTTATGACCCGATAGGAAGACTAATCAATGCTAAGGGACCATTGGGAGAGGAGACCTTTAGCTTTGACCCAGCACACAATATCTTAAGTAAAGAGCATAGTGCTTTAAGCACATATCAACATCAAGTAGAGAACACACTTCCTAGTGGTTTATCTAAAGTGATGGGCAATTTGCTAAGGCACATCTCAGGCTCACACTTTGATTATGACCAAAGAGGTAATTTAATCAAAAAAGAGAGTGCTAAGGGAATACAGACATTTGATTGGGATGGATTCAATCAGATGAAATCTACAACATTTAGAGGAGCTAGAGCAGGAAGTAGGCTTGATACCCAGTACCGCTATGATGTGTTTGGTCGCAGGATAGGTAAGAGAGTAGTAGATGTAAGGACTAAAGAGGTATTAGAGCAGACGCTTTATGACTGGGATGGTCTGACCATTGCATCTGAGGATAGGATTGGGGAGCAGTTAGCAGTTCAGGCTCAGATAAGAAAAGAAGCAGGCTCAGAGAAAAGAAAGCTAAGCTCAGAAGTTCAGTACTTGTATGAGGATGGAGAGTTTGTACCACTTGTGCAGTATACGAACTCTGCTGCTGTAGGGCTTGGTTATGGAAGCTTCGGCGGTGGTTCTGGAGGGGCAGGTAGCTTAGGCGGTGGTTCGAAGGGTGTTGCTCCAGCTGTTTATCACTATGTGAATGATCAAATAGGCACTCCACAAATTCTGATGAACGCAGATCAAGAGGTGGTGTGGGAGGCACAATCTAAGGCATGGGGTGATACTGTAATCTCAGCTCCTGTGTCTGATGATGGTGTAATAAACAATCATAGATTCCAAGGTCAGTACTTTGATGCAGAAAGTGAGCTTCACTACAATACCTTCCGCTACTATGACCCTGAGATTGGTAGGTTCATTTCACTGGATCCGATAGGATTGTGGGGAGGGTTGAATAACTATCAATATGCTCCTAACCCTGTGGAATGGGTGGATCCATGGGGGTTAATAAGAAGGTATAAACCTTCTAAGGAATTGATTGAAAAAATTATGGAAAATGCTAAGAGAAAGGGTCTGTTTGATAAAACTAAGAATAAATTTATAGATCCAAATACATTAATGACAACTGATAATCCTGTTATGGGTCATAAACATGGCAGTGAAAACTGGAGGATGATAAAAAAAGCTGAAGAGTTGGGGTGGGATCAAAAGAAATTTGATGCTTATATGAGTCAAACAAAACACTGGCAAATAGAGGATGGAGCTTCTAATTCATCTCATAGGTTTGAAATGAGTAAGAACGATCCTAGGAGTTCAAGAAGAATGTCTAGGATAGAAAGTGATATGAAAAAATTTGATAAAAGTTACAAGGGCCAATGTTCAGGATAA
- a CDS encoding DUF2750 domain-containing protein, producing MIKNTAFIDESYELFLSEVVEGGKAYALIGETGSALVPSNHYSDFEDCECPVLCLWSSELRARACKKAEWSGYKLKEIPLNELLASWCLGMNQDGVIAGLNLDSNLFGKEMPPLELAMDILNQIVKSGNSNDIVAFLDIEDFKNELMEISESENFYKKQ from the coding sequence ATGATTAAGAACACAGCATTTATAGATGAATCATACGAACTTTTTCTTTCTGAAGTAGTTGAGGGGGGGAAGGCCTATGCACTTATTGGTGAAACTGGCAGTGCTTTAGTTCCTTCAAATCATTATTCAGATTTCGAAGATTGTGAATGTCCAGTATTGTGTTTATGGTCAAGTGAATTAAGAGCTAGAGCTTGTAAAAAAGCTGAATGGAGTGGATATAAACTCAAAGAAATTCCATTGAATGAATTGCTTGCAAGCTGGTGCTTGGGTATGAACCAAGATGGCGTGATAGCTGGTCTGAATCTTGACTCAAATTTATTTGGAAAAGAAATGCCCCCCCTCGAATTAGCTATGGATATTCTGAATCAAATTGTTAAATCAGGTAATAGCAATGATATTGTTGCGTTCTTAGACATTGAAGATTTCAAAAATGAATTAATGGAAATAAGTGAAAGTGAAAACTTTTATAAAAAACAATAA
- a CDS encoding RHS repeat-associated core domain-containing protein — protein MAVMEVYADGSNGVTPAVYHYVNDQIGTPQILMNADQEVVWEAQSKAWGDTVISAPVSDDGVINNHRFQGQYFDAESELHYNTFRYYDPEIGRFISLDPIGLLGGLNNYQYALDPIFHIDPLGLRSEAGKQARIRALAYDMKQPKSVRGWVLNEIKRQKDFAAMGIKKKLRLPPGMDLAHWRGFESAKGYDYTYTDLNTRSLHKTQHKIDKGGRLQKEGWSGKDMGRTKEEIQQDRLPCDKK, from the coding sequence ATGGCGGTTATGGAAGTTTATGCGGATGGTTCGAACGGTGTTACTCCAGCCGTATATCACTATGTGAATGATCAGATAGGCACTCCACAAATTCTGATGAACGCAGATCAAGAGGTGGTGTGGGAGGCACAATCTAAGGCATGGGGTGATACTGTAATCTCAGCTCCTGTGTCTGATGATGGTGTAATAAACAATCATAGATTCCAGGGCCAGTACTTTGATGCAGAAAGTGAGCTTCACTACAATACCTTCCGCTACTATGACCCTGAGATTGGTAGGTTCATTTCACTGGATCCGATAGGATTACTGGGAGGGTTGAATAACTATCAATATGCATTAGATCCTATTTTTCATATTGACCCATTGGGACTAAGAAGTGAAGCTGGGAAGCAGGCAAGAATAAGAGCTTTAGCGTATGATATGAAACAACCTAAATCAGTTAGGGGTTGGGTTCTAAATGAGATTAAAAGACAAAAAGACTTCGCAGCTATGGGTATAAAGAAAAAATTACGATTACCGCCAGGAATGGATTTAGCTCATTGGCGAGGTTTTGAATCTGCTAAAGGTTACGATTATACCTACACAGACTTAAATACAAGATCACTTCATAAAACACAACATAAAATTGATAAAGGAGGGAGGTTGCAGAAGGAAGGATGGAGTGGTAAAGATATGGGCAGAACAAAAGAAGAAATTCAACAAGACAGATTACCTTGTGATAAGAAATAG